The following are encoded together in the Oncorhynchus clarkii lewisi isolate Uvic-CL-2024 chromosome 25, UVic_Ocla_1.0, whole genome shotgun sequence genome:
- the LOC139383428 gene encoding ena/VASP-like protein isoform X6, giving the protein MSQATIRRCTSAKITLSPAVQRKNGPSSEDPDAHRRQMMEQHQMQMQGVAHKERERRTSGSVVSTLQYKVSSPPSHPSNTPPEYRHYRAATLPPSYARVASNSSPSSSSSSSSSQEREVLGGRAGDNSAQLSQLSTSLASAFSPVQPGVPMAPTRQVRQIPLSPPTARTLHHTQSLHQGHALQDPVLPPKHGTWSASHAHMYGPVPSTPPLVGMMPVHMPPVPQPQHVVPMAHPLPPLHSRVKTHPLDQPDQPHIPSHLPHANGQSEDYYNLAQQQQQQQQQQQQLGYGEASSLPPLIGLSAQGPVPVSAHQPQYPSSFHPQQQMYQATPPPPPAPQFSPPSYTTAQSEGGSPKQTPSPVAQAATASCSPVSLPSLLALAPPVAPPMPMPPPAPMASMAPPPPPGPPPPATVPPPMPPPLPVDGGPPVGEAGNELAQPLSGLAAALAGAKLRKVARDENSPPGTGGAKNDANRLSGGSGAGGEGLMQEMNALLARRRKASERPEEEDPKPGQNSTGAGKNPWDRVNSVDNSSLVLRVRPVGSTSEGDIDFDRMKQEILEEVVRELQKVKDEIINAIRQEIGRIHTS; this is encoded by the exons GCCCTGCTGTCCAACGTAAAAATGGGCCCTCCTCAGAAGACCCCGATGCACACAGGAG GCAAATGATGGAGCAGCATCAGATGCAGATGCAGGGAGTGGCCCACAAAGAGAGGGAACGACGGACGTCTGGCTCAG TTGTTTCCACCCTCCAATATAAGgtgtcctcccctccctctcacccgtCAAACACCCCTCCTGAGTACAGACACTACCGGGCCGCCACACTGCCGCCTTCCTATGCCCGAGTGGCCTccaactcctccccctcctcctcctcctcttcctcctcctcccaggaaAGAGAGGTGCTGGGCGGACGGGCTGGCGACAACTCCGCCCAGCTCTCCCAGCTCTCCACCTCCCTGGCCTCGGCCTTCTCACCCGTGCAGCCAGGGGTGCCCATGGCCCCGACCCGGCAGGTGCGCCagatccccctctctccccccactgcTCGTACCCTCCACCACACCCAGTCCCTCCACCAGGGTCATGCCCTGCAAGACCCTGTGCTGCCCCCTAAACATGGCACCTGGTCAGCCTCCCACGCCCACATGTATGGCCCCGTGCCCTCCACGCCCCCCTTGGTGGGCATGATGCCTGTGCACATGCCCCCCGTGCCCCAGCCCCAGCATGTCGTCCCCATGGCCCACCCTCTGCCGCCCCTCCACAGCCGCGTCAAGACCCACCCCCTGGACCAGCCTGACCAACCCCACATCCCGTCCCACCTCCCCCACGCCAACGGCCAATCAGAGGACTATTATAACCTTGctcagcagcaacagcagcaacagcagcaacagcagcagctagGTTACGGCGAGGCTTCTTCCTTACCCCCTCTGATTGGTCTGTCTGCCCAgggccctgtccctgtctctgcccACCAGCCCCAGTACCCGTCCTCCTTTCACCCCCAGCAGCAGATGTACCAGGCCacgcccccaccaccaccagcacccCAATTCTCTCCCCCCTCATACACCACAGCCCAATCAGAGGGGGGCTCGCCCAAGCAGACACCCTCTCCTGTCGCTCAGGCTGCCACGGCCAGCTGCA GTCCGGTTTCTCTTCCCTCATTGCTGGCTTTGGCCCCACCAGTGGCCCCACCTATGCCTATGCCCCCCCCTGCCCCTATGGCATCCATGGCCCCACCTCCTCCACCAGGCCCCCCGCCTCCGGCCACGGTGCCACCACCCATGCCCCCTCCACTGCCGGTTGATGGAGGACCaccggtaggggaggcagggaaTGAGCTGGCGCAGCCACTCTCAGGACTGGCGGCTGCCCTCGCTGGAGCCAAACTCCGTAAAGTTGCAAGG GATGAGAACAGTCCACCAGGAACAGGTGGAGCCAAGAACGATGCCAACCGCTTGAGTGGAGGTAGTGGTGCTGGAGGGGAGGGGTTGATGCAGGAAATGAACGCCCTTCTAGCACGCAG ACGGAAAGCCTCAGAGAGACCTGAAGAG GAGGATCCCAAGCCAGGACAGAACTCTACAG GTGCTGGGAAGAATCCATGGGACCGAGTAAACTCTGTAGACAACTCTTCACTGGTATTAAG GGTGCGACCAGTGGGCAGCACTAGTGAAGGAGACATAGACTTTGACAGGATGAAGCAG GAAATCTTGGAGGAAGTTGTACGTGAATTGCAGAAGGTGAAAGATGAGATCATTAATG CCATTAGACAAGAAATTGGTCGAATCCATACATCATAA